A genomic segment from Glycine soja cultivar W05 chromosome 20, ASM419377v2, whole genome shotgun sequence encodes:
- the LOC114403755 gene encoding chaperonin CPN60-2, mitochondrial has protein sequence MYRFATSLASKARIARSSTQQIGSRVTWNRNYAAKDIKFGVEARALMLKGVEELADAVKVTMGPKGRNVVIEQSFGAPKVTKDGVTVAKSIEFKDKVKNIGASLVKQVANATNDVAGDGTTCATILTKAIFTEGCKSVAAGMNAMDLRRGINMAVDAVVTNLKSRARMISTSEEIAQVGTISANGEREIGELIAKAMEKVGKEGVITISDGKTLYNELEVVEGMKLDRGYISPYFITNQKNQKCELEDPLIIIHEKKISSINAIVKVLELALKRQRSLLIVAEDVESDALATLILNKLRAGIKVCAIKAPGFGENRKSGLQDLAVLTGGQLITEELGLNLEKVDLDLFGSCKKITISKDDTVILDGAGDKKAIEERCEQIRSAIENSTSDYDKEKLQERLAKLSGGVAVLKIGGASEAEVGEKKDRVTDALNATKAAVEEGIVPGGGVALLYASSELDKLQTANFDQKIGVQIIQNALKTPVHTIASNAGVEGAVVVGKLLEQNDPDLGYDAAKGEYVDMVKTGIIDPLKVIRTALVDAASVSSLMTTTEAVVSELPKDDKDVPAMGGGIGGMDY, from the exons ATGTACCGCTTTGCAACCTCCCTCGCCTCCAAAGCTAG AATTGCCAGGAGCAGCACTCAACAG ATTGGAAGTAGGGTCACTTGGAACAGGAATTATGCGGCCAAAGACATTAAGTTTGGTGTGGAGGCTCGGGCTCTGATGCTTAAGGGTGTCGAAGAGCTCGCTGATGCCGTTAAAGTAACAATGGGCCCTAAG GGGCGTAATGTGGTTATTGAGCAAAGTTTTGGAGCACCTAAAGTGACGAAAGATGGAGTAACCGTTGCTAAGAGCATTGAATTCAAGGACAAAGTCAAGAATATCGGTGCCAGTCTTGTAAAGCAGGTTGCTAATGCTACTAATGACGTGGCTGGTGATG GAACCACTTGTGCTACAATTCTTACTAAAGCAATATTTACGGAAGGATGTAAATCAGTTGCAGCTGGAATGAATGCGATGGACCTGAGACGAGGTATAAATATGGCTGTTGATGCTGTGGTGACAAATCTGAAAAGCAGAGCACGTATGATTAGCACTTCTGAAGAAATTGCCCAG GTTGGAACAATATCTGCCAATGGGGAGAGGGAAATTGGTGAGTTAATTGCAAAAGCTATGGAGAAAGTTGGCAAAGAGGGTGTCATCACAATCTCA GATGGCAAGACATTGTACAATGAGTTGGAAGTCGTTGAAGGAATGAAGCTCGACAGGGGATACATTTCTCCATATTTCATAACAAACCAGAAGAACCAGAAATGT GAACTTGAGGATCCTCTCATTATAATCCATGAAAAGAAAATCTCAAGCATAAATGCTATCGTTAAAGTATTAGAGTTAGCTTTGAAG AGACAAAGATCTTTATTGATTGTCGCCGAGGATGTGGAAAGTGATGCCCTTGCAACTCTTATTCTAAATAAACTTCGTGCTGGAATCAAG GTATGTGCCATCAAAGCTCCTGGTTTTGGTGAAAACCGTAAATCTGGTCTCCAGGATCTTGCTGTTCTTACAGGAGGTCAA CTTATCACCGAAGAGCTTGGTTTGAATCTTGAAAAAGTAGACCTGGACTTATTTGGCTCTTGCAAGAAG ATAACAATTTCTAAAGATGACACTGTCATCCTTGATGGAGCTGGTGATAAGAAAGCAATTGAGGAAAGATGTGAGCAG ATTAGATCAGCAATTGAAAATAGCACTTCAGATTATGACAAGGAAAAGTTACAGGAAAGATTAGCCAAGCTTTCTGGGGGTGTTGCAGTACTGAAG ATTGGAGGAGCCAGTGAGGCTGAAGTTGGTGAGAAGAAGGATAGAGTGACAGATGCCTTAAATGCAACCAAGGCAGCTGTAGAGGAGGGCATAGTACCTG GTGGTGGTGTTGCTCTTCTTTATGCATCGAGTGAGTTGGATAAGCTTCAAACTGCCAACTTTGATCAAAAGATAGGTGTCCAGATCATCCAAAATGCTTTGAAG ACTCCTGTGCACACAATTGCTTCAAATGCAGGAGTTGAGGGTGCTGTTGTTGTTGGCAAACTATTGGAACAGAATGATCCTGATCTTGGATATGATGCAGCCAAAG GTGAATATGTTGATATGGTTAAAACTGGAATTATTGATCCATTGAAGGTTATTAGGACCGCCTTGGTTGATGCAGCCAG TGTGTCATCTTTGATGACAACAACTGAAGCTGTTGTGTCTGAACTCCCGAAGGACGATAAAGATGTTCCTGCCATGGGTGGTGGCATAGGTGGCATGGATTATTAA